From Actinoplanes oblitus, a single genomic window includes:
- a CDS encoding alpha/beta fold hydrolase — translation MVTETMMPVNGIQVCLETFGERTDPPLLLIAGEASSMDWWDDEFCRRLAAGGRFVIRYDHRDTGRSTAFPAGAAYSGADLMNDALGLLDALGVPAAHLVGLSLGGALAQRIAVEHPHRVLTLTLIATSAGLGPDSVPVLAGVGPVAVRTPPATEVRVRPATGEVDWSDRRAAVAGLVAEIKSRGGPFTPDDPQLRRLAERVFDRSADLGAARLNHRRAGYGAPVRDRLAAIEAPTLILHGTLDQRFPAEHPRELARVIPGARLVWLEGVGHEVPPRAVWGRVLSEILGPA, via the coding sequence GTGGTGACCGAGACGATGATGCCGGTCAACGGCATCCAGGTGTGCCTGGAAACCTTCGGCGAACGCACCGACCCGCCTCTCCTGCTGATCGCCGGGGAGGCCAGCTCGATGGACTGGTGGGACGATGAGTTCTGCCGGCGGCTGGCCGCCGGTGGCCGCTTCGTGATCCGGTACGACCATCGCGACACCGGCCGGTCCACGGCGTTCCCGGCCGGCGCCGCGTACTCGGGTGCCGACCTGATGAACGACGCGCTCGGCCTCCTCGACGCTCTCGGCGTGCCGGCCGCCCACCTGGTCGGCCTCTCCCTGGGCGGCGCACTGGCCCAGCGGATCGCCGTCGAGCATCCGCACCGGGTGCTCACCCTGACGCTCATCGCGACCAGCGCCGGCCTCGGCCCGGACAGCGTCCCGGTGCTGGCCGGCGTGGGCCCGGTAGCGGTGCGCACCCCACCGGCCACCGAGGTACGCGTGCGCCCCGCCACCGGCGAGGTCGACTGGTCGGACCGGCGGGCCGCGGTGGCCGGGCTGGTCGCCGAGATCAAGTCGCGCGGCGGCCCGTTCACCCCCGACGACCCGCAGCTGCGCCGGCTCGCCGAGCGGGTCTTCGACAGGTCCGCCGATCTGGGCGCGGCCCGGCTCAACCACCGCCGGGCCGGTTACGGCGCGCCGGTGCGCGACCGGCTCGCCGCCATCGAGGCGCCCACCCTGATCCTGCACGGCACGCTGGACCAGCGGTTCCCGGCCGAGCACCCGCGCGAGCTGGCCCGGGTGATCCCCGGCGCGCGGCTGGTCTGGCTGGAGGGCGTCGGCCACGAGGTCCCGCCCCGCGCGGTGTGGGGCCGGGTCCTCAGCGAGATCCTCGGGCCGGCCTGA